One Campylobacter concisus DNA window includes the following coding sequences:
- the thyX gene encoding FAD-dependent thymidylate synthase: MQVTLLNHTPLNICSHAIRTCWQSFEKGDNGGEKDVELIDRVGNKFKHASTLEHLYYNFYIQGISRALLQELARHRIASLSVKSTRYTLKELKKEEKFEVGQFERAAKFIVLTNDEMVDNASIKALENLREILASTTKSLDIVKYCLPECYKTELTWSINARSLQNFISLRSSKSALWEIRNLANAIYDALPNEHKFIFEKCLPEDEG; the protein is encoded by the coding sequence ATGCAAGTAACACTTCTAAATCACACCCCACTAAATATCTGCTCTCACGCGATCCGCACATGCTGGCAAAGCTTTGAAAAAGGCGACAATGGCGGCGAAAAAGACGTCGAGCTGATAGATAGAGTGGGTAATAAATTTAAACACGCTTCAACGCTGGAGCACCTTTACTACAACTTCTACATCCAAGGCATCTCGCGCGCACTACTTCAAGAGCTAGCCCGCCACCGCATAGCAAGCCTAAGCGTCAAATCAACCCGCTACACGCTAAAAGAGCTAAAAAAGGAGGAGAAATTTGAAGTAGGGCAGTTTGAACGTGCGGCTAAATTTATAGTGCTAACAAATGACGAAATGGTCGATAACGCAAGCATAAAAGCGCTTGAAAACTTACGTGAAATTTTAGCTTCAACCACAAAAAGCCTTGATATAGTTAAATACTGCTTGCCAGAGTGCTATAAAACCGAGCTTACATGGAGCATAAACGCTAGAAGCTTGCAAAATTTCATCTCTCTAAGAAGCTCAAAATCAGCCCTTTGGGAGATAAGAAATTTAGCAAATGCTATCTACGACGCCTTGCCAAATGAGCATAAATTTATCTTTGAGAAGTGCTTGCCAGAGGATGAGGGTTAA
- a CDS encoding type II toxin-antitoxin system RelE/ParE family toxin: MRVKFSKEFEQATDKISKFIAKDSVEKAVLFYNDLITKIEEIKYMPYRFRKNLDINDDDVRDLIFHGYVVPFYIDKEKETITILLIYKENLPSIKF; encoded by the coding sequence ATGAGAGTAAAATTTTCTAAGGAATTTGAGCAAGCTACTGATAAGATCAGTAAATTTATAGCTAAAGATAGTGTTGAGAAGGCGGTACTTTTTTACAATGATCTGATAACAAAGATCGAAGAGATAAAATATATGCCGTATCGTTTTCGTAAAAATTTAGATATAAACGATGATGATGTTAGAGACTTGATATTTCATGGTTATGTTGTTCCATTTTATATCGATAAAGAAAAAGAGACTATAACTATACTTTTGATCTACAAAGAGAATTTACCAAGCATAAAATTTTAG